TAGTATCACTGTGATCTCCTACTTTTTTTAATGCCCCTCTGTGTCGTTGATTTAATTAGTGAGAGATGAGCAAGCTGGTCTGACGAGCAGCGAACTGGATTCCTCCCAGCACTTGTTGATTGACTGCATCGGAAATTACGTCGGAGACGCCAGCGGCTGCGGGATTATCGAGGGCCGAGCTATTACGGGCGCGGAAAGATCCGAACTTTCTTCTTTTTGGGCAAAGCACAAGGTGGAGGAGGAATACGCGTCTGGGACCTGCAAGCTGGATATCTCCGTCCCCACAGACCACACCACTGCCGCGTCTACACCAGCGTCATCCGATATCGTGGGCTCGTACCCAAATCATAACAGGTGACGTGACGTTTACGCCCGAACAAGTTCAGCCAATGTTTGATCGTACAAAATAGATATTCAGCGAAATAATATTTATATCTCCATTTTATATATGTACGTACGTATatagagtttgtgtgtatgtgtgtctctaatctctatcaccaccaccccccacacaccttctCACTAACCAGCTGCAACATACCCAGGTCTTTGCCCAGCCAGGAGGACAAGCGGGATTTTACACGGGATAAAACACAAAGTTGCTCAAGAAGTGGTTTCCCAAAGTAGTTTAGACGATCTTCCACTCCGCTTAGGATTCGTAGATGACGAAAAAGCGTTTGATCCTGTCTAGACCGCCGCGGTTACGTAGATGCAAAACGAGGCCTGGCCGCGTAGGCTGACGAAGACGTTAAACTTGCCTAGGACGCAACTAAGCATCCCGATGGTATCGAGGTAGCAGAGACCCGTGGAAGGGTAGAAACCAtccgtggctcagtgagtaaagacactgactgagcaggggaacctggttcaattcccggcgtcggctccttgtgacctcgggcaagtcactttgtctccctgtgcctcaggcaccaaaaacgtagatggtaagctccacggggcagggccctgtgcctgcaaaatgtctctgtaaagcgctacgtaaaactagcagcgctatacaagaacattattattattatccatgGTAAGCCTAACTAAGTGGCTTCCGGCACTTGGCGAGCTAGCATTCTCCCCCCATAACCCTGAGATTGTGAGTGTAGGCCTAAAACCTTGTGTTGAGTTGCTCCTGTTTGCTCCGGGCCCAAATGAACTTGCTTTATTTAACTTCTGCTTTCAGTGGTGCTTGCGATCCCACGTACTGTCATCGTTCTGGCCTCCCATGCCAATTTTTTTTGGCTACAAGATGTCTTATCAGCCTACAGTTTCTATATGTACCCGTAGAAGAAAGCTGAACCTTTCCGGCTCAACTTGACACAAGGCCGCACTGAGTTTAGCTCCGTCTGCAAATAGAAAAcgccacatttttattttatttttgtatttcattGGTTTTTACTTTCTTCTTTCGTATGTTACATAcatgcataccccggtttaatgACACTCACTtgaagtacactcgcgagtaaggacatatcggccaataggcaaacggcagctcacgcatgcgcctgtcagcacgttcggaacagcaataccggctccctacctgtaccgaagctgtgcgcaagcggggagactatagagcctgttacacatgcgttacttacatcagttatgcacgtatatgacgattgcagtacagtacatgcatcaataagtggggaaaaggtcgtgcttcactttaagtacattttcgctttacatacatgctccgatcccattgcgtacgttaatgcggggtatgtatgtatatatgcgtacgttaatgcggggtatgtatgtatatatgcgtacgttaatgcggggtatgtatgtatatatgcgtacgttaatgcggggtatgtatgtatatatgcgtacgttaatgcggggtatgtatgtatatatgcgtacgttaatgcggggtatgtatgtatatatgcgtacgttaatgcggggtatgtatgtatatatgcgtacgttaatgcggggtatgtatgtatatatgcgtacgttaatgcggggtatgtatgtatatatgcgtacgttaatgcggggtatgtatgtatatatgcgtacgttaatgcggggtatgtatgtatatatgcgtacgttaatgcggggtatgtatgtatatatgcgtacgttaatgcggggtatgtatgtatatatgcgtacgttaatgcggggtatgtatgtatatatgcgtacgttaatgcggggtatgtatgtatatatgcgtacgttaatgcggggtatgtatgtatatatgcgtacgttaatgcggggtatgtatgtatatatgcgtacgttaatgcggggtatgtatgtatatatgcgtacgttaatgcgggttatgtatgtatatatgcgtacgttaatgcggggtatgtatgtatatatgcgtacgttaatgcggggtatgtatgtatatatgcgtacgttaatgcggggtatgtatgtatatatgcgtacgttaatgcggggtatgtatgtatatatgcgtacgttaatgcggggtatgtatgtatatatgcgtacgttaatgcggggtatgtatgtatatatgcgtacgttaatgcggggtatgtatgtatatatgcgtacgttaatgcggggtatgtatgtatatatgcgtacgttaatgcggggtatgtatgtatatatgcgtacgttaatgcggggtatgtatgtatatatgcgtacgttaatgcggggtatgtatatatgcgtacgttaatgcggggtatgtatatatgcgtacgttaatgcggggtatgcatgtatatatgcgtacgttaatgcggggtatgcatgtatatatgcgtacgttaatgcggggtatgtatgtatatatgcgtacgttaatgcgggttatgtatgtatatatgcgtacgttaatgcggggtatgtatgtatatatgcgtacgttaatgcggggtatgcatgtatatatgcgtacgttaatgcggggtatgcatgtatatatgcgtacgttaatgcggggtatgtatgtatatatgcgtacgttaatgcgggttatgtatgtatatatgcgtacgttaatgcggggtatgtatgtatatatgcgtacgttaatgcggggtatgtatgtatatatgcgtacgttaatgcggggtatgtatatatgcgtacgttaatgcggggtatgtatatatgcgtacgttaatgcggggtatgcatgtatatatgcgtacgttaatgcggggtatgtatgtatatatgcgtacgttaatgcggggtatgtatgtatatatgcgtacgttaatgcggggtatgcatgtatatatgcgtacgttaatgcggggtatgtatgtatatatgcgtacgttaatgcggggtatgtatgtatatatgcgtacgttaatgcggggtatgcatgtatatatgcgtacgttaatgcggggtatgcatgtatatatgcgtacgttaatgcgggttatgtatgtatatatgcgtacgttaatgcggggtatgtatgtatatatgcgtacgttaatgcggggtatgtatgtatatatgcgtacgttaatgcggggtatgcatgtatatatgcgtacgttaatgcggggtatgtatgtatatatgcgtacgttaatgcggggtatgtatgtatatatgcgtacgttaatgcggggtatgcctgtacatctcTGTCTGCTGCAAATGTCCAGTTTTTGACGTATTTGTATGTTGTAATTTGACAGATTTGATCATGCTCGCCCCGCCAGCACGTCGCCGGAAGAGAACAATATTGATATTTTGATCTGTGAGGAGGGTTCGGATTCTGGAGATTCATCCTAGTGAAcaatctttccccctccctcccccacgccAGAAAGAGTGACTTCCTGAACCGGTCGAATATGCCAGGATTTCCCGAGCGAACGTCTTTGTTTCCGAATATCTCTCCAGCAAGTTAGaagtaagaagaaaaaaaaatccacgGCGGCAGCCATATTTAAATCTCCCGGCAAAAACAGCGGAAGACGTCGTTCTGTTCCTTTTGTGGAAATATGACAGGGTATTTCTACGATCggagcaacaacaaaaaaaggcgTTTAAGGCAATTAATACAAAAGAAAGAATAATAACATGAGgaactttgggggggggggaaagaactaGGTTTTTAAAAACATACAATGATTTTTTTCGTGTTTATAcagatgtttttttttgtattttggacAGAATTATATTgtgccttttttattttttattttatcacatCATAATAAATGGAGCACAGGATTGAAGGATTGCTATAATCCCATTGGGGAAAAACATGGGCATTTTGGGGGTGAGGGTCCCCGATATCTGAACTGCCGCAAGGTTGGATTTTAAGACGACGACGACGATGATAAGATGGCGGATCTGAGACGCGGCGGAAACATCGGGGCTGATCGGTTGGATTTGAGAGATGTTTGTGGAGTGTTGCTATACCGTCGGATTAAAATGTCCAAACTTTGCTACGTCCGCCGGTCGCAAATGGCGCATTATTtgtgtaaggggttaatatgctgCGATGTGACGCGCAGTTTTGAGCTCAAACTGAGGCACTATCGGGAATGGCGCTTTTAATAAAACGGGAGCAATTTTGTGTCCGAAAGAAAGGGAAAATCTAGCTGTAAATATGAACCTTTAAGTGGCGTAGTGACCGGGGCCTGATTTAtagggtgaatgtgcagtaacGACCGGGGACTGATTTATAGGGTGTGCAGTAACGCCCGGGCCTGATTTATAGGGAGAATGTGCAGTAACACCCGGGGCCTGATTTAtagggtgaatgtgcagtaacgaccgggcctgatttatagggtgaatgtgcagtaacgcccgggcctgatttatagggagaatgtgcagtaacgcccggggcctgatttatagggtgaatgtgcagtaacgcccggggcctgatttatagggtgaatgtgcagtaacgcccggggcctgatttatagggtgaatgtgcagtaacgaccggggcctgatttatagggtgaatgtgcagtaacgaccggggcctgatttatagggtgaatgtgcagtaacgaccggggcctgatttatagggtgaatgtgcagtaacGACCGGGGACTGATTTATAGGGTGTGCAGTAACGCCCGGGCCTGATTTAtagggtgaatgtgcagtaacacccggggcctgatttatagggtgaatgtgcagtaacgaccgggcctgatttatagggtgaatgtgcagtaacgcccgggcctgatttatagggagaatgtgcagtaacgcccggggcctgatttatagggtgaatgtgcagtaacGCCCGGGGCCTGACTTAtagggtgaatgtgcagtaacGACCGGGCCCTGATTTAtagggtgaatgtgcagtaacgcccggggcctgatttatagggtgaatgtgcagtaacgcccggggcctgatttatagggtgaatgtgcagtaacgcccggggcctgatttatagggtgaatgtgcagtaacgcccggggcctgatttatagggtgaatgtgcagtaacgcccggggcctgatttatagggtgaatgtgcagtaacgaccggggcctgatttatagggtgaatgtgcagtaacgaccggggcctgatttatagggtgaatgtgcagtaacgaccggggcctgatttatagggtgaatgtgcagtaacgaccggggcctgatttatagggtgaatgtgcagtaacgaccggggcctgatttatagggtgaatgtgcagtaacgaccggggcctgatttatagggtgaatgtgcagtaacGCCCGGGGCCTGATTTATAGGGTGAATGTGCAATAACAACGGGACCTGATTTAtagggtgaatgtgcagtaacgaccggggcctgatttatagggtgaatgtgcagtaacgaccggggcctgatttatagggtgaatgtgcagtaatgaccggggcctgatttatagggtgaatgtgcagtaacgcccggggcctgatttatagggtgaatgtgcagtaacgaccggggcctgatttatagggtgaatgtgcagtaacGACCGGGGCCTGATTTATAGGGTTAATGTGCAGTAACGACCGGGGCCTGAATTAtagggtgaatgtgcagtaacgaccgaggcctgatttatagggtgaatgtgcagtaacgcccggggcctgatttatagggtgaatgtgcagtaacgcccggggcctgatttatagggtgaatgtgcagtaacacccgggcctgatttatagggtgaatgtgcagtaacacccgggcctgatttatagggtgaatgtgcagtaacgaccggggcctgatttatagggtgaatgtgcagtaacgcccggggcctgatttatagggtgaatgtgcagtaacGCCCGGGGCCGGATTTAtagggtgaatgtgcagtaacGCCCGGGGCCTGATTTATAGGGTGAATGTACAGTAACACCCGGGCCTGATTTAtagggtgaatgtgcagtaacgaccggggcctgatttatagggtgaatgtgcagtaacgaccggggcctgatttatagggtgaatgtgcagtaacgcccggggcctgatttatatggtgaatgtgcagtaacgaccggggcctgatttatagggtgaatgtgcagtaacgaccggggcctgatttatagggtgaatgtgcagtaacgcccggggcctgatttatagggtgaatgtgcagtaacgcccggggcctgatttatagggtgaatgtgcagtaacgaccggggcctgatttatagggcgaatgtgcagtaacgcccggggcctgatttatagggtgaatgtgcagtaacgcccggggcctgatttatagggtgaatgtgcagtaacgcccggggcctgatttatagggtgaatgtgcagtaacgcccggggcctgatttatagggtgaatgtgcagtaacgaccggggcctgatttatagggtgaatgtgcagtaacgaccggggcctgatttatagggtgaatgtgcagtaacgcccggggcctgatttatagggtgaatgtgcagtaacgcccggggcctgatttatagggtgaatgtgcagtaacgaccgggcctgatttatagggtgaatgtgcagtaacgcccggggcctgatttatagggtgaatgtgcagtaacgaccggggcctgatttatagggtgaatgtgcagtaacgcccggggcctgatttatagggtgaatgtgcagtaacgaccggggcctgatttatagggtgaatgtgcagtaacgcccggggcctgatttatagggtgaatgtgcagtaacgcccggggcctgatttatagggtgaatgtgcagtaacgcccggggcctgatttataaggtgaatgtgcagtaacgaccggggcctgatttatagggtgaatgtgcagtaacgaccgggggcctgatttatagggtgaatgtgcagtaacgcccggggcctgatttatagggtgaatgtgcagtaacgaccggggcctgatttatagggtgaatgtgcagtaacgaccggggcctgatttatagggtgaatgtgcagtaacGACCGGGGCCTGATTTATAGGGCGAATGTGCAGTAACGCCCGGTGCCTGATTTATAGGGCGAATGTGCAGTAACGACCGTGACGGTGGCCTGTCGTGTGGCAGGTCCTTTatgtctgcttcagcatagaccaggggtagccaactgaagtccacaagggccacctgcttcagcacaggtggctcagtcgtgaCTGCACCTCcctttgctgaagcaaggacatccggcaaacctgacctgttggtgtccgttgatgagtggagttggccacccctcgtTTGCTCCCTTTTctagggggcgagggggggggagggttggactGACCTCCGACAGGACCACTTCCTTATCCagcgctcgggggggggggggcggcctggTCCAGACAAACGTTCCAGCGGCGATTCTATGACCCGGAAGTGCCAGCGAGTGGCACACGAACCCTGACACGTTAACGGTGAAATTCGGTAGGGCTGCACAATGCAAACCACTAACAAATGTAGCCAGgctaaaagcaaaaaaaaatgtttttggaaACTAGGAAGCCTTTTCTTTTCCTTGGGGTACGCTTGGACGATGGAAGTATTTCCTCAGCCCCCACCCTGTCCCCTGACGGAGCCGCTAAAGATGGAGGCGAGAGGGGGGCCGTTGCCTGCGCAAACTCCCTGTACAGCGCGCGGCGATATAAACCCGAAAGCGCTTACCTTCTCTGGCATCCTCCAGACATCTTCCCAGCAACTCCCGTTAACGTGGCAtgcgcggcgtcaaatgctgccatgacaacagggacgcgcctagtcatgacgtcacgtagcgtctcGACGTGGCAACGGGCGTCACTTGATGCTGCTACGTCACATGGcgttcccgttgtcatggcaacgcggcaccatttGACGCCACACAGCCATATTGGTAGTAGTTGcagtggggggctggggggggggaggggtgccctGACACGCCATTACCACCCAAAGGTTTACTAGGTAAACCTGTAGTCGGGAGATACGTTACCGAAACCAGAGTCTCCATGTGGAACCCAGAGTGGTGACTACCCTGATTATAAGGGACTTGATTGCTATTGGCAAGGTTTCACTCCCACAgatgtacagtggtgtgaaaaagaaagtacaccctctttgaattccatggttttacctatcaggacataataactatcatctgttccttagcaggtccaaagataaggtaaatacaacctcagatgaacaacaacacatggacatattacaccgtgtcatgatttatttaacaaaaataaagccaaaatggagaagccatgtgtgaaaaactaagtacacccttactgcttccataggaattaagatgttaagtagcagacaggtgctgctaatcataTGCCTTTGATTAATTCATCAGCAGCAAGTGTGGCCACCTctttaaaagccgaagttttagcagtatGTTGCTGgtttggagcattcaggtgtgtgttaacacaatgccaaggaggaaagtcaccagcaatgatcttagagaagcaattgttgctgcccatcaatctgggaagggttataaggccatttccaaccaatttaaagtccatcattctacagtgagaaagattattcaaaagtggaaaacattcaagacagttgccaatcttcccaggagtggacgtcccagcaaattcaccccaaagtcagaccgtgcaatgctcagagaaattgcaaaaaaaccaagacTTACATCTCaggctctacaggcctcagttagcatgttaaatgttaaagttcatgacagtacaatttgaAAAACAAGAGATAGGGTGACGATAAGCTGCACAGCCACGAAACTCTGTTTCCCAGGGAGACCGGCAGGTATAATGAAAAAGTGCACACTCCAATAAAGCAATAGGTCAGGTTTAATGCAGGTGGGTACATTAACAGGACAAcacaaacgcacctacgcgtttcgtgtacaaGGCACTTTATttgtccttgataaagtgccttgtgcacgaaacgcgtaggtgcgttcgtgttgtcctgttAATGTACCCACCTGCATTAAACCTGACCTATTGCTTTATTGGAGTGTGCACTTTTTCATTATCCCTGCCGGTCTCCCTGGGAAACGGAGTTTCGTGGCTGTGCAGCTTATCGTCACCCTATCTCTTGCTGTTCTTCTACCTGGATGGgctgcacgccctggatatccTGTTAAAGCATtaaggtaaagggccgcagtgcccaaacatatatacatatgtacaccTATGCTTTCATCATTCTGATACTGTTTATTCGGTAGGGGTGCCATAGTGTTTAAGTtgtggaggtcaagtggaccccactagacacttAGCCCCTGCCTGTTTATGTTATTTACAGTTCATGGACTCTCCACTGTTATCTTGATCATGCATATATGCTGTTGAGGAATTCTCTCTAATTGTGGAAGCATCACATTTGTTCTATTTTTGTACAATTTGAAAAAGTAtgatttgtttggaagggttgccaggagaaagccccttctctctaaaaagaacatggcagcacggcttaggtttgcaaagttgcatctgaacaaaccacaagacttctggaacaatgtcctttggacagacgagacaaaAGAGTAGATATTTGGCCTTAATGCACAGCGctatgtttggcgaaaactaaACACAGTATATCAGCACAAACGCCTCATACCAACtgcaagcacggtggtggaggggtgatgatttaggccttttttgcagccacaggacctgggaaccttgcagtcattgagtcgaccatgaactcctctgtataccaaagtattctagagtcaaatgtgaggccatctgtccgacagctaaagcttggccgaaattgggtcatgcaacaggacaatgatcccaagcacacccttctctgcttttgaatatctgccacaaaatcaacttctttttaacttttgaatagttttcagtttcaaggcctccttgtttcagagattacggaggcatgatttatattttgtcttgaaaatgggcatgtaattctatgtttgctaaagatttcatGCAGATTTCACTGTTATCGAAATATAATGTCACCTACTGCAAAATACATTGTGTTCAATATATCAAAGCACCAAATCAGACGTACACAAAACAGATGACGTCTAtttgaaaaacaaaatatatcttcCCAAAGATGTCATCTTTAAAGTGAAAtagtggcagcggtgggatttgaacccacacctcctgagagactggagcctaaatccagcgccttagaccgctcggccacgctacctgTCGCTTGATCTGTGTGACAAAGCgggaggtggaaaaaatctttcacgtagaaagttgaatgttttatcaacaaagtaaaacaattctACCGTATTTGCATGGCCGAATTGTTTCAATTGCTTGAGGCTCAACTGTTATCATTAACAATTTTATTTCTACTGTTTTTTAactgtttatctatctatatatttctcaaccCGTCGTATTTGTGTTTGCCTGTCTgtcctgtccctaggggcaatcacattggacctttggcccgtcactccgcctcaggccaatgagatggctcccttggcccgcccgcccccgcacacctctcattggcctgaggtggagtgacgggccaaaggtcacacacacgcacgcacgcacgcacgcacacacacacagagtccctctgtccctctgtcccccatcacgtgcaccggctcccggacagaggggaagcgcggcacggccctcctaccccagccgccaacgttcccttacctccccggcgctcccttacctccccggcgctcccttacctccccggcgcaacctccccggcgctcccttacctccccggcgctacctccccagccgctgggggtcCAAGCAGCCTCCTCAGATCTGCGCCAGTtccactctcccccacctctcactcccgtcgtgtgtgtgtgtgtgtgtgtgtgtgtgtacgtgtggagagggacattttactcctgccaacaatttgtgcctcactttcacccctacctttgcccttcaccccccctacccctgcccttcacccccccctacccctgcccttcaccccccctacccctgccggTCACCGCCCCaccactgcccttcacccctccctacccctgctcttcaccccccacccctgcctttcaccccttcccctgcccttcaccccccctacccctgcccttcaccccacctagccctgcccttcaccccccctacccctgcccttcaccccccccccaccccctgcccttcaccccaccccctgcccttcacccccccccaccccctgcccttcaccccccccaccccctggcctAGAACTTGACGCCACGTCAATAACGTTCTAGAACACTGCGCTCCTCGACATCTAATAACTCAACCGTCACAATATTTTCTTCTTACTATTATTGGGAAAGACCCCTCTTTAGCTACAGGTGAGACATTTAATTAATACTCAGAATAGTAAAAGAAAATCAATTTTAGAAGATAGTAACTAAAGCGTTGAAGCTAACCAAAAAAAGCTCATAACCATTGAACAATTTGTTTATCAATTGATTTACTTGAAACACTAAGACTAACTAACTTCACCAGCTAACTGATTGTAAAGAAGAAAGGGAACCAAACTGTTGACGGGTGTTACCACAAGCCGTGCATTAAAGGTTCTGTGACACTCGTACAAAACATGAGTGTAACATTGCCAGACTGTGAGGAACGCTCCCCTCTGATGTTCAGCGCTGTAATAAACCCGCAGTGGCTCCCAACCTCTCTATAAACCTTTTTTTACATTGACATATTTCATAAATAGTGTTTTATTGTTAAAGCTCACTTTGAGGCAGATACACAACACACTGGAAAGGAATTAGATGC
This sequence is a window from Ascaphus truei isolate aAscTru1 unplaced genomic scaffold, aAscTru1.hap1 HAP1_SCAFFOLD_3038, whole genome shotgun sequence. Protein-coding genes within it:
- the LOC142483170 gene encoding uncharacterized protein LOC142483170, which translates into the protein MASPAMSGEIPKRGRPPLAPSAREKRRRETAKKGHDQRINIGNAFDDWMAIKNEKSFTKHEEVARFLLNTCRRFSEIVQDNVRDEQAGLTSSELDSSQHLLIDCIGNYVGDASGCGIIEGRAITGAERSELSSFWAKHKVEEEYASGTCKLDISVPTDHTTAASTPASSDIVGSYPNHNRFDHARPASTSPEENNIDILICEEGSDSGDSS